One Oryza glaberrima chromosome 11, OglaRS2, whole genome shotgun sequence genomic region harbors:
- the LOC127753681 gene encoding alpha-ketoglutarate-dependent dioxygenase alkB → MYGDTEQAAAAAAERTAFRRAEKQYKLYKPLKPKGGRARSKPGGGGGGGGGLEDLSAVVDFHALLAAGGGELPGGIGRRDVAGFDRPVFCFLDRPGFYFIPGALSIEEQCYWIRESLKTFPQPPNRTNLTALYGPIFDLLTAAKSGKILVEVGNPNDQERSEQNSDGRKSNSFKFLEDTEIQKGEVCRSTAATTLVRKLRWSTLGLQFDWSKRNYDVSLPHNKIPDLLSVLAKKMAIPAMPSGEEFKPEAAIVNYYGPSDMLGGHVDDMEADWSKPIVSISLGCKCIFLLGGKTRDEVPTAMFLRSGDIVLMAGEARECFHGVPRIFTGSDQAEISALVPQLSAEDDSFILNYIQNSRININIRQVY, encoded by the exons ATGTACGGCGACACCgagcaggccgccgccgccgccgcggagcgcACGGCGTTCCGGCGAGCCGAGAAGCAGTACAAGCTCTACAAGCCGCTGAAGCCCAAGGGCGGCAGGGCAAG GAGCAAgccaggaggcggcggcggcggcggaggaggattgGAGGACCTGTCCGCGGTGGTCGACTTCCACGCGCTgctcgctgccggcggcggggagcttcCCGGCGGGATCGGGAGGCGCGACGTCGCCGGGTTCGACCGCCCCGTCTTCTGCTTCTTGGACCGACCTG GATTCTATTTCATTCCTGGTGCTCTATCTATTGAGGAACAATGCTATTGGATCAGGGAAAGCTTGAAAACCTTCCCACAGCCTCCTAATAGAACTAACCTGACAGCTTTGTATGGTCCAATTTTTGACTTACTCACTGCTGCCAAAAGTGGAAAGATTTTAGTCGAAGTGGGAAATCCCAATGACCAAGAAAGATCCGAGCAGAACAGTGATGGAAGAAAATCCAATAGCTTCAAATTTCTTGAAGACACAGAGATACAAAAAGGGGAGGTATGCAGGTCAACTGCAGCAACTACCCTTGTTCGGAAACTCCGATGGAGTACCCTTGGTCTGCAATTTGATTGGTCAAAA CGCAATTATGATGTATCACTTCCACATAACAAGATTCCAGACCTCCTATCTGTTCTTGCCAAAAAGATGGCCATTCCAGCCATGCCATCTGGAGAAGAATTCAAGCCAGAGGCCGCCATAGTGAACTATTATGGCCCAA GTGACATGCTTGGTGGCCACGTTGATGACATGGAAGCAGATTGGAGTAAACCTATTGTAAGCATAAG tttgGGGTGCAAGTGCATTTTTCTTCTTGGAGGCAAAACGAGAGATGAAGTTCCAACAGCCATGTTTCTGCGAAGTGGTGATATCGTATTGATGGCTGGGGAGGCACGGGAATGCTTCCATG GTGTTCCACGAATCTTCACAGGAAGTGATCAGGCAGAAATATCTGCGCTGGTTCCGCAGCTATCTGCTGAAGATGACTCTTTTATCTTAAACTACATTCAAAATTCAAGGATAAATATCAACATCAGACAAGTCTACTGA
- the LOC127753999 gene encoding probable methyltransferase At1g27930, whose translation MQMSSGGVVGGGGGGGGGSKVMSPKQVLTVVLVVFCALSFVKLLLLTGSSSPAAAARRGRASAWGVGGGNGTDGGLAPKEAALLRSVVAARAPCRLLVFGLSPQLAALAAVNAGEGAATAFVTDSAEDADSARRSLRGGSAASAAAAAKIHQVRYRDAAGEAWPLLRRARDSPACRRPTGAVGRSGCHLALTATLPREVLDARWDVLVVDGPSGAAAGEPGRMGAIYTAAALARASAAGGREAVDVAVHDVHRTVERWYAWEYLCEDNLAAAKGRLWHFRVAGGGPPDAFCPTGPAQIL comes from the coding sequence ATGCagatgagcagcggcggcgtcgtcggcggcggaggaggaggtggaggagggagcaAGGTGATGTCGCCGAAGCAGGTGCTcaccgtcgtcctcgtcgtgtTCTGCGCTCTCTCCTTCGTCAAGCTGCTGCTCCTCACTGGCtcctcgtcgcccgccgccgccgcgcgccgcggccgcgcctcGGCgtggggcgtcggcggcgggaacGGGACGGACGGCGGCCTCGCGCCCAAGGAGGCCGCGCTGCTCCGGTCCGtggtcgccgcgcgcgcgccgtgccgGCTGCTCGTGTTCGGCCTCTCCCCGcagctcgccgcgctcgccgccgtcaacgccggggagggcgccgccaccgcgttcGTCACCGACAGCGCCGAGGACGCCGACAGCGCGCGCCGCTCGCtccgcggcggctcggcggcgtcggcggcggcggcggccaagatCCACCAGGTGAGGTACCGCgacgcggcgggggaggcgtgGCCGCTGCTGCGGCGCGCGCGGGACAGCCCGGCGTGCCGTCGGCCGACGGGGGCGGTGGGCAGGTCCGGCTGCCACCTGGCGCTGACCGCCACGCTGCCGCGGGAGGTGCTCGACGCGAGGTGGGACGTGCTCGTCGTGGACGGgccgagcggcgccgccgccggggagcccGGCCGGATGGGCGCCATCTacaccgcggcggcgctggcgcgcgcctcggcggcgggaggccggGAGGCGGTGGACGTCGCCGTGCACGACGTGCACCGCACGGTGGAGCGGTGGTACGCCTGGGAGTACCTCTGCGAGgacaacctcgccgccgccaagggcCGCCTCTGGCActtccgcgtcgccggcggcgggccgcCGGACGCGTTCTGCCCGACCGGCCCCGCCCAGATCTTGTAG